CGCTTGCTGATCTTCGACTTGTCGGCGTTGCGGAGCAGCGGCATGTGGGCGAATCTGGGGGCGTCCCAGCCAAAGGCGCGGTACAGCAGAACGTGAATGGGGGTGCTGGTGATCCATTCCTCGGCGCGCACCACGTCGGTCACGCCCATCAGGTGATCGTCCACCACGTTTGCCAGATGGTAGGTGGGATAGCTGTCGGCCTTGAGCAGCACCTTGTCGTCGATCTCGGCGTTCTGGAAATGAATCGGCTCGCGCAACAGATCGTTTACCACCGTCTCGCCGTCACGCGGGACCTTCAGGCGGATCACGGCGGCCTCGCCCCCCTCCACCCGCCGCTGTGCCTCGCCAGGGTCAAGGTCACGGCTGGGCACGGCGATCACATGGCCTCCGGCTTGCGCCTGTTCCCGTAGGGCTGTCAGCTCCTCAGGCGTTTCGAAGGCGTAATAGGCGTAGCCGGACTCTACAAGTTGCCGCGCGTGCTGGCCGTACAGTTCGGTGCGCTCGGACTGGCGGTAGGGGCCGTTGGGGCCGTCCTGCAGGGGCGATTCGTCGGGTGTGAGATTCAGCCACTGCATCATCTGAAAGATGCGTTTCTCGCTGTCGGGCACGTAACGGTTGCGATCGGTGTCCTCGATCCGCAGGATGAACTTGCCGCCGCCCTGACGCGCTAGAACAGCGTTGAACAGGCCGATATAGGCGGTGCCCACATGTGGGTCTCCGGTGGGGCTGGGGGCGATGCGGGTCACGGTCGGGCGGGATGACGACATGGGCCACAGGATACGGGGCCGGGCATCTACAGTGGGGCTGGTTCAGAGGCTGTAATGAGCGGCGCAGGAGCCCGCCCCACTGCTTTTCCAGGGCCGCCCGCTATCCTGCTCCCCATGCTCAGCGAGACAGGCACGCAGTTTTTCGGCTATTACCCCGGCACGGTGGCGCTGGTCACGGCGGAACATGGCAGCGTCCGCAATGTCATGGCGGCTGGCTGGCACACCGCCCTGAGCGCCCAGCCCCCGCTCTACGGCGTGCTGATCGGCCGGGAGCGGGCCACCCACGCGTTGGTGGCGGGCAGCGGGACTTTCGGAATTAACTTTCTGCCCGCCACCCATGCCAGGGCCGTGCAGGGCACGGGCGTGCTGTCCCTGCACGATCTCAATCCGGCAGAGGCGGACAAGTTGAGCCGGCTGGGCCTGACCACTCTGCCAGACGCGCCGCTGGCGCTGACCGACGCCTATCTGTACTACCGCTGCCGGGTCATTCAGACCGTCCCCACAGGAGACCATGATCTGTTCGTGGGTGAGGTGCTGGAAGTTCGTCACGATCCTGCCCTCTACGATGATCGGAGACTGTTCACCGGCCAGGCCCCAGTCTACCTGGGGCGCAGTTCCTATGTGAAAACCACACAGGAACGTGAGAGTTATGTTCCCGAAAGCTTCGAGTGATCATCCTTAATGGTCTGGAGGCGGATTTCTGTCATATCCCGCCGTTCCTCTTGCGTCCTTGAGGCCGACAGGCGTATGATGCGAAGGTTGAGAACTGCCCCGGTCCAGGGTTGCACCGCGAGGAGTTTTTCGGCATGCCGCTCCGGCCAGTGACCTGCAGGCTGATGCTGACAGTCCCCAGGGTCCGTCAGGAGTGCGTGATCACCTCAGGGCTTCATCTGTCAACCCGCCGCCCGGCCCCGTACGCGTGGGCTGGCTCCACCTTCCGAGAAAGCTGCATGTCTTTGGAACACCGAACACGAGGAGTGATTCACCCTGCCTACCACCCAGCAATTGATCCGTAAGGGGCGTGCCACGCTCCAGAAGAAGAGCAAGGTTCCGGCCCTGAAGGGCAGCCCCTTCCGGCGCGGCGTCTGCACGGTCGTCAAGACCACCACGCCCAAGAAGCCCAACTCGGCGCTGCGGAAGATCGCGCGCGTGCGTCTGTCCAGCGGCTTTGAAGTCACCGCCTACATCCCTGGCGAGGGCCACAACCTGCAGGAACACAGCGTCGTTCTGATTCGCGGCGGACGCGTCAAGGACTTGCCCGGTGTGCGTTACCACATCGTGCGCGGCAGCCTCGACACCCAGGGCGTGAAGGACCGCAACAAGAGCCGGTCCAAGTACGGCACCAAGAAGCCCAAGGCGGCCAAGAAGTAAGCTTCTCCGCGGCCCCTGTGCCGCGGGAATGTCGGCACGCCCCCTTGCGGTAGGGACGCTCAATGGTTTTCCAGAAGCGTTCGCCAGAGGTGAGGCCAATGAATCAAGCAGAACGCGCCGGACAACAGCGCATCTAAACAGTATCCAAGGAGTTCAACATGGCACGTCGCCGTAGAGCAGAAGTGCGTCCCCTCCAGCCCGATCTGGTGTATCAGGACGTACTGGTCAGCGCCACCATCAACCGCATCATGGAAGACGGCAAGAAGAACCTTGCCAGCCGTATTTTCTACGGAGCCATGAAAGTCGTGCAGGAGCGGACCGGCCAGGAGTCCCTGAAGATCTTCAAGCAGGCCTTCGACAACATCAAGCCGCGCGTGGAAGTTCGCAGCCGCCGCGTCGGGGGCAGCACGTATCAGGTGCCCGTCGAGGTCAGCGTGCGCCGTCAGCAGAGCCTGACCCTGCGCTGGATGATGGCGGCTGTCGACAGCCGTCCTGAGCGCACCGCCATTGAGCGTTTGGCCGGCGAGATTATGGACGCCGCTCAGGGCCGTGGCGGCTCGATCAAGAAGAAAGACGATATCGAGCGCATGGCCGAGGCCAACCGCGCTTACGCGCACTACCGCTGGTAAGCGGTTTTTCCGCCCAGAACTGACGACTGGACGGTGGGCTCTCCTGCCGTCCGTCTTAGGTAAAGGGCGCAGCCAGCCGGGCGCGCATGTTCTCTGCTCATCTCAATCAATGACCTGGGGGGCGAGACACGCTTCCCCTCTGAATCAGGGAGTCTAATGACCACCAAAGCCAGCAATTACCTGACCCATTTCCGCAACATCGGGATTGCCGCCCACATTGACGCGGGCAAGACCACTACCACCGAGCGCATCCTGTTCTTTACGGGCCGCAACCGCAACATTGGCGAGGTCCATGACGGCGCGGCGACGATGGACTGGATGGAGCAGGAGCGCGAGCGCGGCATCACCATCACCGCCGCCGCCACCACGGCCAAGTGGACCCGTTCGGGCACCGATCAGGAATACACCGTCAACATCATCGACACCCCCGGTCACGTGGACTTCACCATCGAAGTCGAGCGCTCCATGCGCGTGCTGGACGGCGCGGTGGCCGTGTTCGACTCCAGCCAGGGCGTCGAGCCGCAGAGCGAGACTGTGTGGCGTCAGGCCGACCGTTACGGCGTGCCGCGCATTGCTTTCTCCAACAAGATGGACAAGACCGGTGCCAGCTTTGACCTGGTGCTGAACGATATCCGTGAGCGCTTGGGCGCGATTCCCGCCCCCGTGCAGTACCCGATGGGCGAGGAAAGCGACTTCAAGGGCGTCATCGACATTGTGCGGATGCAGGCCCACACCTTCACCAATGATCTGGGCACCGAGATCGAGATCGGCGAGATTCCCGAGCAGTTCGCGGGCAAGGTGGCCGAGATGCGCGCCCAGCTGATCGAGGCCGCTGCAGAAGTGGACGAAGATGTGATGATGAAATTCCTGGAAGGCGAGGAGCCCACCCAGGAAGAACTGGTGGCTGCCATCCGCAAGGGCACCATCGAGAAGCGCATCTTCCCGGTGCTGTGCGGCAGCGCCCTGAAGAACAAGGGTGTGCAGCTCCTGCTGGACGCGGTGATCGATTACCTCCCCAGCCCGCTGGAAGTGCCGGCGATCCGCGGCAAGGTGGAAGACAGCGAGGACACCGTGGCTTTCCCTGCAGACCCCGACGGCAAGCTGGCCGCACTGGCGTTCAAGATCATGGCCGACCCTTACGTGGGCCGTCTGACCTTCGTCCGCATCTACTCGGGCACCATGCAGTCCGGTAGCTACGTGATGAACGCTTCCAAGGACAAGCGCGAGCGCGTGGGCCGTCTGCTGAAGATGCACGCCAACAGCCGCGAGGAAGTGACAGAGTTGCGTGCGGGCGAACTGGGCGCCGTCATCGGCCTCAAGGACTCCGGAACGGGCAACACCCTGATCGGTGACGGCGACGACGCCGTGCTGCTGGAAAGCATCGATATTCCAGAGCCCGTGATCAAGCTCGCCATCGAGCCCAAGACGAAGGCTGACCAGGAAAAGATGGGCATCGGCCTCCAGAAGCTGGCCGAAGAGGATCCCACCTTCCGCGTGGAGTCTGACCAGGAAAGCGGCCAGACCACCATCTCGGGCATGGGCGAGTTGCACCTGGAAATCCTCGTTGACCGCCTGAAGCGCGAGTACAAGGTGGAAGCCAATGTGGGCGCGCCGCAGGTAGCTTACCGTGAGACCATCACCAGGGCCACCGACGTGGAAGGTAAATTCGTCCGTCAGTCGGGCGGGCGTGGACAGTTCGGTCACGTGAAGATCAAGGCCGAGCCCCTGGAACCCGGCTCCGGCTTCGTGTTCGAAAACGCCGTGGTGGGCGGCACGGTGCCGCGCGAGTACATCAACCCCGC
This sequence is a window from Deinococcus humi. Protein-coding genes within it:
- the gltX gene encoding glutamate--tRNA ligase, translated to MSSSRPTVTRIAPSPTGDPHVGTAYIGLFNAVLARQGGGKFILRIEDTDRNRYVPDSEKRIFQMMQWLNLTPDESPLQDGPNGPYRQSERTELYGQHARQLVESGYAYYAFETPEELTALREQAQAGGHVIAVPSRDLDPGEAQRRVEGGEAAVIRLKVPRDGETVVNDLLREPIHFQNAEIDDKVLLKADSYPTYHLANVVDDHLMGVTDVVRAEEWITSTPIHVLLYRAFGWDAPRFAHMPLLRNADKSKISKRKNPTSVEWYMDQGYLPEAMLNFLATMGWTHPDGTEIFDLNEFERTFRLEDITLGGPVFDQDKLRWYNGKYLREVLDEEEVARRLHAYLAAHKSDLPLDDYFRAVTRLLIPRIEVFSDFLEKTGYFWSEDYPVNEKAQKAIDGAREQLTELAGRLKNLPSFDAGSLSALFHAYAEEKGLKLGKVMPPVRAAVAGTLESPDLPQMLEALGRERVVARVERAAR
- a CDS encoding flavin reductase family protein — encoded protein: MLSETGTQFFGYYPGTVALVTAEHGSVRNVMAAGWHTALSAQPPLYGVLIGRERATHALVAGSGTFGINFLPATHARAVQGTGVLSLHDLNPAEADKLSRLGLTTLPDAPLALTDAYLYYRCRVIQTVPTGDHDLFVGEVLEVRHDPALYDDRRLFTGQAPVYLGRSSYVKTTQERESYVPESFE
- the rpsL gene encoding 30S ribosomal protein S12, with the translated sequence MPTTQQLIRKGRATLQKKSKVPALKGSPFRRGVCTVVKTTTPKKPNSALRKIARVRLSSGFEVTAYIPGEGHNLQEHSVVLIRGGRVKDLPGVRYHIVRGSLDTQGVKDRNKSRSKYGTKKPKAAKK
- the rpsG gene encoding 30S ribosomal protein S7, with the protein product MARRRRAEVRPLQPDLVYQDVLVSATINRIMEDGKKNLASRIFYGAMKVVQERTGQESLKIFKQAFDNIKPRVEVRSRRVGGSTYQVPVEVSVRRQQSLTLRWMMAAVDSRPERTAIERLAGEIMDAAQGRGGSIKKKDDIERMAEANRAYAHYRW
- the fusA gene encoding elongation factor G, which gives rise to MTTKASNYLTHFRNIGIAAHIDAGKTTTTERILFFTGRNRNIGEVHDGAATMDWMEQERERGITITAAATTAKWTRSGTDQEYTVNIIDTPGHVDFTIEVERSMRVLDGAVAVFDSSQGVEPQSETVWRQADRYGVPRIAFSNKMDKTGASFDLVLNDIRERLGAIPAPVQYPMGEESDFKGVIDIVRMQAHTFTNDLGTEIEIGEIPEQFAGKVAEMRAQLIEAAAEVDEDVMMKFLEGEEPTQEELVAAIRKGTIEKRIFPVLCGSALKNKGVQLLLDAVIDYLPSPLEVPAIRGKVEDSEDTVAFPADPDGKLAALAFKIMADPYVGRLTFVRIYSGTMQSGSYVMNASKDKRERVGRLLKMHANSREEVTELRAGELGAVIGLKDSGTGNTLIGDGDDAVLLESIDIPEPVIKLAIEPKTKADQEKMGIGLQKLAEEDPTFRVESDQESGQTTISGMGELHLEILVDRLKREYKVEANVGAPQVAYRETITRATDVEGKFVRQSGGRGQFGHVKIKAEPLEPGSGFVFENAVVGGTVPREYINPAQKGIEEAMQSGPMLGFPVVDMKVTIYDGSYHEVDSSEMAFKIAGSMALKEAVQKGAPAILEPVMRVEVTVPEDYMGDIIGDLNSRRGQIQGMEARGNAQIVKAFVPLSEMFGYATDMRSMTQGRASYSMFFDHYTQVPNSIAQGLMKK